AAACGACTTGATGCAATCtcgtcgaaattatggcactgtcgtttaggacatatttcgagggggagaatagaGCGCTTAGTGAAATCATCAATTCTTCCGACATTAGAATTTTCAAAATTAGAACAATGTATTGATTGCATTAAAGAAAATTTGCTAAGAAAATAAAGAACGATCggaagcattggataaattcGAGATATTTAAAGCAGAAGTAGAAAATCAACATGATTTAAAGATCAAGATAGTAAGATCCAaccgtggaggggagtactacggtcggcACACCCCATATGGCCAAGTTCCAGGACCTTTTGCAAGGTTTTTTTTATGGAAAATGGCATAGTTGCCCAGTATTCTACACCGGGCGAGCCTCAGCAGAACGGAGTAGCAGAAAAAAGAAACCGTACCCTGATGGATATGGTAAGAAGCATGATGAGCTACTCCACGCTACCGATTAacttgtggatggaggcgttaaaaactGCTATCTACATTCTTAATCGTGTGCCAAGTAAGTCGGTGCCGAAAATACCGTATGAattatggacaggaagagaaccctcgctTAATCACTTTCGTGTGTGGGGCTGTCCTGCTAAGGCTAAGGTATTTAATCCAAACATTGGGAAATTAGATCCCAAAACAGTCAGTTGCCATTTTATTGTCTATCCAGAAAAGTCTATGGGATATCGCTTCTACTGTCCCGATAGACACACTAAGTTTATAGAAACCAGACACGCTGCCTTCTTAGAAGATCAGATaatcagggggagcatggtagccAGAAAAATTGATCTTGAAGAGAAGCGGGTATTCGTTCCCACTCCGATGAGTCAAGAGCCTTATTTCTCGTTGGTTGTGGTTGCGGCACCGATAGAGCGGGAAACTGCAGTATCGACGCCTGTTGTTAGTTCTCCTGACGTGGCGACAAATGGAAATGAGGACCCTATTCCTCAGGACTAAATAGAACCCGTTGTCATAGACGAAGGGGAGCAACAACAGCCTCCCATGCTAGAAATACCCGTTGCAGTGGCCCTGAATAGGCCACAAAGAATTAGAAAACCAACTATTTCTGGTGACTATAAAGTCTATAATAGCGAAGAAATTCAAATGGAGGATGATCCCACCTcttttgaagaagccatgagaagcgTGAATTCATCCAAGTGGACTGcagccatggaagatgaaatgAAATCTATGAGTGCCAATAAAATTTGAgacttagaagaaattcctaaaggagtcaaaacagtaggctgcaaatgggtctacaagacgaAATGTGACTCTAATGGGAACATAGAAAGATTTAAAGCGCGACTTGTGGCGAAAGGCTTTACGCAAAGAGAATGAATAGATTACAATGAGACTTTTTCCCCGGTCTCATGTAAAGATTCTTTCAGAATAATAATGGCCTTAATGGCACATTATGATctagagttacatcagatggatgtgaagaCGGCATTCCTGAATGGGGatttatatgaaaatgtctacatGGCACAGCCAAAAGGTTTTGTTGTAGAAGGCAAAGAAAACTTAGGGTGACGCCTGAAGAAGTCCATTTATGGCTCGAAGCAAGCCTCAAGGCAGTGGtatttgaaatttgatgaaataatAAGAAAGTTtggattaaaaaaaagaaagaggacaattgcatttatgcaaaattCAAGAACGGGAAATTTATTTTCCTCatcctgtatgtggatgatattCTACCAGCTAGCAGTGATGTCGATCTACTAcaagagacaaagaaattcttgtcctcgaagtttgatatgaaagatctctgTGAAGCTTCATTCGTTTTAGAAATTGAGATTCATCGAGACAGAAAAAATGGGGTGTTGGTATTATCACAgaaagcatacttagaaaagataTTAAAAGAAATATGGTATGCATAAGAGTAAAcccacacctgctccaatagtcaagggcgacagTTTCGGGAAACATCAGTGTCCCAAGAACAAGTATGAGCTCGAACAAATGAAGGCAgtgccttatgcttcagctgtcggaagcttacagtatgcacaagtgtgcacaCGCCCTGACTTGAATTTTGTTACTAggatacttggcagataccAGAGTGATCCAGGCATATAGCATTGAaaaatggtaaagaaagctttaCGCTATGTGAAGGGTACAACAGGCCTCATGATGATATGAAGAAAATTAGaatctttagaaatagaaggatATTCAGAATCAGACTTTGCAGGAGATGCGGATGATAGAAAATCCACATCTACATATATcttcactcttgcaaaaggagcgatattgtggaaaagctccaagcaGTCAGTCACAGCATCATCCACGATGTATGCTGAGTTTatagcatgttatgaggcctcagGGCAGGTCACATGGTAAGAAATTAGTATCCGGAAAGAAAGTGGTTGACAGCGTAGAAAACCCACTGAAATTATACTGCGGCAACGAGCCAGTAGTATTTTGTGCTCATAATAATAAGTTGAGTGGTTATTCCAAACACGTCGACATTAAGTTTTATGTTATTATGGAGCAGGTTCAGGATCATACGATTTGTGTAGAACATGTTAGAACGAGCAagatgttagcggatccgcttacAAAAGGCCTACAACCCAAAGTGTTCAGAGAAcacttagccggcatgggtttaagggaaaggcTATGATTCCTAGACAAAGTGGGCCCAAGAACAAGACTCTGTTCCAGACCGGAGAGGTGAAtgtggctgttaatctgacGGTAATAACTGTCATGACGAGGCACGCCCTATATACTAATCTGCGATGGGATGGACCAAATTCAGATACAGAACAAGAATAAGAACAAtgagagatcaagggggagaatgttggagttGATCTCCACGGGCCCGATCCAAAGATCAGGCCGGACCCTTGAGTACGCCCTGattggctggtgggcccccgtcgcccaCGCTATATAGAACGGGAGAGGGATTGGGGCACAGAATACACGAGGTTCACCGCTGCCACAACCCTCTCCCACATCCCTACCGATCTAGGGTTGCGCGAGGCCGACGGGAAGCACCACCACACCGCtccacatcgccgccgccggaccagcGCCTCGTCGACCCCGACTACCTCGCCGCCATTGGAGCAATGGTGCACCggagctcctcctcgtccgGTGCACCCGCCGCCGATGGTCTGCGCCCCCCTTTTCCCATCTCTCTGCCTCTCTGGCTATCTCTTGTATTAGTTTAGGGATGAGCCCTTTTGTAATCTTACTCAGAACCATGTACCCCAACCCGATTTGTACATCTAGATAAAGATCTTGTGCAGAAACCGAGTGTTCATGAAACTATCAGGATGATCGTTTGGAGTTCGAGGGCGGCCTGGCGGGGCCAAAACAGTCACTGTATACTCTGTAAGACTGTAACAATGCCACAGCCAGTACAGTGAGCTCGAGAAGTTCAGATAGCTGACTCTTCCCCGGCCCGTTCACGTACGTGCTGGAGCCTCACTGTCACATGTGAATCGGGCATTTTCCTTGAAAACTACTCCACGTGAACGAATGAATCCCTGTAGCGGCTGTGTGCTTCTTGTCAGGGACAGGTAGCCAGCCGTGCGAGAAATGAAAGAGACCGTCACGTACGTAAAGGCAGCGCGCGCCATTGAAGGCGGAAGCAGCTGCAGCCGGCTGGTGACACTTGATCTGCACAGGCCACGCGAGGAAGAAAACAACGAGCAACCTGTCCTACCTACCAACCAGACAGCCTTGCTTCCATTGGGGACAAAATACTAGCCTCCATCCACAGGTAGGATCCAGTGGCAGGGCCCGACGACTCCCAGACACTCCGCCAATCAATCCTCCGCGGATGGCCGCCGAGACGactgccccgccgccaccgtcgtctCTCCCTTctccggcagccgccgccgccacgcctcgTCATCCGGTACGCGTGGTTGATCCGCCAATCAATCCAGAATTCAGTTTTAGCCCATGCATGTTCGCTTGTGTTCATGATGCGCGTTCGCGTTCTGGTTCGTGATCTGCAGAGACTGTCGGGGTTCGAGCACCTGGACGCGCGCGTCAAGGTGATCTAGAGGGCGCGCCGGCCGGATTCTTTGCAgcaatggattttttttttgttgagtcGACTGATCCTTGTGAGCTTTGCGTGCAGGAGCTGACCTCGTCGCAGTCGGAGTTGCTGGAGAGGATCCAGAAGCTGAAACAGGTATGTATGCATGGACCTGAGTCTCACGAAATGCAGATTAGGGCTCGCGCGATTGATTGATACGTACTTTAGTAGTCACAATGATGAACAAACGCGGTCAGAATTTTAAAAACTTGGATCTGGAAATTCTTTCTTAGAGTTCCGGAAATTCGCTGGTTTGATGATCAGATGCTGATGAGATGCAGCGATGAACTGGCCTCTGTTTCAGGAGGTGCACAAATGGCGCTCCAACGTAGAGACTCAGGTCAACACATGCCAGAATGTGAGTTCTGTTCTGTGCTTTCTCCCTCAGCTTGTAAACTTAATAGTCAATACTGTAGAGCATAACCCATACTCCTAGTCCTAGGTGTGTGCCGTCATTCTCTGAAGGCTGCTTCTAGTCTAGTAACGAATGTCATGCCAGACAGATACGGTACGATATGCAGTGCTGACAAGTGACAGCTGTGTTACATACAGGAACTCCATGGTCTGAAGAAGGGACTTGACTCTGAAGTGGAGCAGCTGAAATCGGTGTGCCTTCTTTCTGACGACTTTACATCCTTTTAGTTCAGTCATTCAGGAGCACCACACCATCCTCTTGTTTTCCTTCTAGGAAATGGAGGAGATTAGGTCTGCAATCCAGGAAGAGAAGGGCAATCTACCTGCGCAAATCACACATTCGGAGATGGTTAGTTTTACACGAGAAACATCTACGTGATAACGCTCCCCTGAACCATGCTGTTGCACAAGAAATTTGTTACTATGATTTTCTTGTTTTGTAGAGCAATAACGACACAGAACAAGCCCGGCAGACTCAAGACCAAGCATCGAAGGTTGATACTGATGCTAGTATGGAAGAACAAACAGCAACAGAACCATGAATCAGCGCTTCCTTCCAGAGGTGAAGTTTGTGTTACTGGACATTCACCTCCTTTCGATGgatcaaaaaggaaaaaaggtgGCAAATACACTAGATCACATGGAGTATTCTTGTTATCTTTGAATCCATATCATCAGCTGCAAATATCTCTATACCTGTACCAGGAAATTCAACATTTCAGAGTTGTAAAGAGCTTCATTACATGTACAAGAATTGCTTCTTTTGTAACAATTCCATGTATACAAGTTCAATTTTCAAATGAAGTATGCACAATAACCTCTGGTTCTACACATGCTTGtgcttgaaataaaaaaaatgtatcGCCTGATGAGGATCTGGAATGGTCATGTAATGTAACATTGCACATGAACATGCAAGCATTTCTGGGAGACCAACTCATGTCATCTGAGTAAAATGCAACAGTCCGGATTGCTTGCCTCTTAGGTTGTTTCGGGGAAACTGACACTATCTTCCCCTAAAACAGTGCTGCCTAAGAAACCTTAGTTTGTGGTAAAATATTATTCTGTTTATCTGTGTGAAGGCTTCCTACAAGAGCAGAATATACAGATTCATCTGGAGTTAATCCAGCTTTCAACATATCATCATACAGCTGGAACGCCGCATCTGATCTCCCTTCCTTTGCCAGACCTGATATCAGAGCCGTATATGCCACGACATTAGGTTTCGTTCCCCTCTGCTTCATTTCTTCAAACAGCTTCAGCGCCACATCCACCTTCCCGTTGACACAGTGGCCATGAACTAGCGATGCATAAGTGTATACATCTGGAACAAACCCTTTCTTTTCCATCTCCTTTCTGAACCTCTCAGCCTCGCGAATGCTCCCTTTCTTGACGTACCCATCCATCATAACATTGTAGGTTACAACACTGGGCTTTGCTCCTTTCCCTGCCATTTCTCGAAACAGCCTTCTAGCCTCCACCATGTCACCTTCCTTGCAATGTATGCTGATCAATGTAGTGTAGCTGACATAATTTGGCGCCACACCCTTCTCAATCATGATGTGCAATAGAGCCTTTGCCTCATCCATTCTATTCACCCTACAGAGCCCACAGGCTATTGTGTTGTATGTGTAGATGTCCAGTTCAATGCCTGTTTTCTCCATGACCGCCTTTATGTTAAGAGCACTGTCCACCATCCCTTTACGACAATACCCATGAATCACTGTATTGAAAATAATTTGGTTATGCCCAACTCCTCGCCCTTGCATATCTGCCAGCAACATCTCTGCTGCCTCCACTTGCCCAATCTTGCAGAATCCATTTATCAATACACCGTATGTATGCTCGTTCGGCTCCATACCATTGCCAACACATTCATCAAATACCTCGGAGGCCTTCCGCACTTTCCCTGCACGACAGTATGCATTGATGACAGCTGTGTAGAAGTACACATCCCCTGAGACATTCTTTGCCTTCATCTCATCGATCAGAGCTTCAACCTTGTCGATATCATTGGCTGCCGACAAAGCATCCACCATGATAGTGAATGTCCCAACCGTCGCCTCAATCCCTTCATTTTCCATGATCCTGAGCACCTCCGCGACCTGGTTTCCATCCTTTTGGCGTTTGTAGCTGTCAAGAAGTGAGTTGTAGCACAGCGCATTCGGTTTGACGCCGTGGCGAGGCATTTCGTCGAGCAGCTGGCGAGCGTCAGCAACGCGGCCGGCCTTGCAAAACCCGTCGACGACCACAGACGCGGAGAGTGGCGACACAGATTCCGGGCATGAGGTGAGCGCCCGCCTAAgcaggtcggcggcggcggcgagctg
This portion of the Panicum virgatum strain AP13 chromosome 2N, P.virgatum_v5, whole genome shotgun sequence genome encodes:
- the LOC120662139 gene encoding uncharacterized protein LOC120662139, producing the protein MAAETTAPPPPSSLPSPAAAAATPRHPRLSGFEHLDARVKELTSSQSELLERIQKLKQEVHKWRSNVETQVNTCQNELHGLKKGLDSEVEQLKSEMEEIRSAIQEEKGNLPAQITHSEMSNNDTEQARQTQDQASKVDTDASMEEQTATEP
- the LOC120662138 gene encoding pentatricopeptide repeat-containing protein At2g32630-like, which produces MSASISAAPPLAVFASLLTARRFAKAKSMLSSLLTPHVLAVPFPELAAASLPRGAPRHAVAAFHDMLFRAYADAGAADRAAEALDLTVSRLGRLDPRSLTSSLLSLRRAGQLAAAADLLRRALTSCPESVSPLSASVVVDGFCKAGRVADARQLLDEMPRHGVKPNALCYNSLLDSYKRQKDGNQVAEVLRIMENEGIEATVGTFTIMVDALSAANDIDKVEALIDEMKAKNVSGDVYFYTAVINAYCRAGKVRKASEVFDECVGNGMEPNEHTYGVLINGFCKIGQVEAAEMLLADMQGRGVGHNQIIFNTVIHGYCRKGMVDSALNIKAVMEKTGIELDIYTYNTIACGLCRVNRMDEAKALLHIMIEKGVAPNYVSYTTLISIHCKEGDMVEARRLFREMAGKGAKPSVVTYNVMMDGYVKKGSIREAERFRKEMEKKGFVPDVYTYASLVHGHCVNGKVDVALKLFEEMKQRGTKPNVVAYTALISGLAKEGRSDAAFQLYDDMLKAGLTPDESVYSALVGSLHTDKQNNILPQTKVS